A single genomic interval of Lathyrus oleraceus cultivar Zhongwan6 chromosome 7, CAAS_Psat_ZW6_1.0, whole genome shotgun sequence harbors:
- the LOC127106179 gene encoding gibberellin 20 oxidase 2 isoform X1, with the protein MATISTPSLPFCPPPKDQKGENKVEFFDFTSLAKEGKVPKEFIWPTENWVKSSGENIELPLIDIGLIKSDESAMAKAAEIVREACIKHGAFEVTNIGVDIDFNDLVLQETGNIFKLPLDKKISAIAKDAGFSVAHAERYTTVLPWKETFTFMYNHNSKNETQVIDVVDSLLGQEFQQTGLVYQKYCDAMNDLTKVLLELLAISLGVDRKHYQSFFEDAVSMMRCNFYPPCSANLSGALGNGPHCDPISLTLLLQDQVGGLEVFADNKWLAVPPKPNTFVINIGDTFMALTNGLYKSCLHRVFVSNKVERKSLTFFVSPRGDKTVSPPDELLGKEESRKYPDYKWNELYQFTQKTRRVDAHTLDSFVAWRSSSDASN; encoded by the exons ATGGCGACAATCTCCACTCCTAGCCTTCCCTTTTGTCCTCCACCAAAGGACCAAAAAGGTGAAAACAAGGTCGAATTTTTCGACTTCACGTCACTGGCAAAAGAAGGAAAAGTACCAAAAGAGTTCATTTGGCCTACTGAGAATTGGGTCAAAAGCAGTGGGGAAAACATTGAGCTACCACTCATTGACATAGGTCTCATCAAGAGTGATGAATCTGCAATGGCCAAGGCTGCAGAGATTGTGAGAGAAGCATGCATAAAACATGGTGCCTTTGAAGTCACTAACATTGGTGTGGACATAGATTTCAACGATCTTGTTCTTCAAGAAACCGGCAACATTTTCAAGCTTCCGTTGGACAAGAAAATCAGTGCTATAGCTAAAGATGCTGGTTTCTCAGTTGCTCATGCTGAGAGGTATACTACTGTTTTGCCATGGAAAGAGACATTCACTTTCATGTACAATCACAACAGCAAAAACGAGACACAGgttattgatgttgttgattCTCTCCTAGGTCAAGAATTTCAACAAACTGG GTTGGTGTATCAGAAATACTGTGACGCAATGAATGATTTAACTAAGGTGCTTTTGGAGCTATTGGCTATTAGTCTGGGTGTGGATCGTAAGCATTATCAAAGCTTTTTCGAAGATGCTGTGTCAATGATGAGATGCAACTTTTATCCACCTTGCAGTGCTAACCTTAGTGGTGCACTTGGAAATGGCCCTCATTGTGATCCAATCTCTCTCACTCTTCTTCTTCAAGATCAAGTTGGAGGGTTAGAAGTTTTTGCTGACAACAAATGGCTTGCTGTTCCACCAAAACCTAACACTTTTGTCATCAACATAGGTGACACTTTCATG GCATTGACCAATGGATTGTACAAGAGTTGTCTGCATAGGGTTTTTGTTAGCAACAAGGTGGAGAGGAAGTCCTTGACTTTCTTTGTGAGTCCAAGAGGAGACAAAACTGTGAGTCCTCCTGATGAGCTTTTGGGAAAAGAAGAGTCAAGAAAATACCCTGATTACAAATGGAATGAACTATATCAGTTTACACAAAAGACTCGAAGAGTTGATGCTCACACACTTGACAGTTTTGTAGCTTGGCGAAGCTCTTCTGATGCATCCAACTGA